The following nucleotide sequence is from Nesterenkonia xinjiangensis.
ATCATCCATCTGCTCGCCTGGCGAGGCGGTCTGCAGGGGTTCCGGCTGATCGTCGTCGGGATCGGAGTGTCCTCGATGCTCGCCTCGACGAACACCTGGCTGCTGCTGACCGCGGACCTCGACACCGCGATGGCAGCCTCCGCTTGGGGCGCAGGGACGCTGAGCCGGCTGCCCCTGCACGCCCTCCCCGCGGCCCTGGCCCTGACACTGATGCTGCTGGGCCTCGGGCTGCTCGGGGTCCCCGCGCTGCGTCAGCTGAGCCTCGGCGACGACGTCGCCCGCAGCACAGGGCTGCGTGTGGAGAGGGCGCGGCTGCTGCTCATCGGGGTGGCCGTCGCGCTGATCGCCGTGGTGACCACGATGTGCGGGCCGATCTCCTTCGTCGCGCTGGCCGCACCGCAGATCGCTCGCCGCCTCGCGGGCACCGCGGAGATCCCCCTGACCACGACCGCCGCCTGCGGGGCGCTCCTCCTGCTGAGCTCTGACGCCGTCGCCCAGCATGTCCTGCCGATGACCATCCCAGCAGGCGTGGTCACGGTGGCGCTGGGCGGCGCCTACCTGATCTGGCTGCTCATCCACGAGATCCGAAGGACCCCATGACGACTCCCCGCCGCCGGAACGTCCCGACCGGCCCCGCCTCCCCGGCCGGGGCCGACCCGCTCGTGGCCGACACCGTGACTCTCCAGCCGGGAGATACCCCGGTCTCGTCCGGACTGAGACTGGAGATCGCCCGAGGCTCGTTCACCGTGATCATCGGCCCCAATGCCTGCGGAAAGTCCACGCTGCTGCGCGCCCTGGCCGGGCTGCTGACCCCCGAGGAGGGCCGGATCCTGCTTGACGGGTCCGACCTGCGCCGATGGTCCGCGCGGCAGGCGGCCTCCCGGCTGGGCCTGCTGCCGCAGACAGCCACCAGCCCGGACGGCATCGGCGTCAGCGAGCTCGTCGCCCGAGGTCGGTTCGCACACCAGCGGCTGCTGCGCCAGTGGTCCGCCGACGACCAGCACGCCGTGGACGAGGCGCTCCGCCTCACCGGCACGGAGCACCTGGCCGCACGCCGAGTCGACGAACTCTCCGGCGGCCAGCGGCAGCGCGTCTGGATCGCCATGGTGCTGGCCCAGCAGTCGCCGACGATCCTGCTCGACGAACCCACCACCTATCTCGACATCTCCCACCAGCTCGAGGTGCTCAACGTCCTGCACGCCCTGCATCTGCAGGGCCGGACGATCGTCGTGGTCCTGCACGACCTCAACCAGGCCGCCCGCTATGCCGACCGGCTGGTGGTGATGCGCCAGGGGAAGATTGTGGCCGAAGGAGACCCCCAGCGGGTGCTGACCACCGAGCTGGTGCGAGAGGTGTTCGAGCTGCCCAACCGCGTGGTGCCGGACCCCGTCACCGGCACCCCTCTGGTGGTGCCCGAGGATACCCGCGCGGGTGCCCCCGCCCCCTGAGGAGGGCTCAGGAGTTCTCGAGCACGATCCCGGTGCCGCCGGCGCGCAGCAGCATATGCGGCTGGACCTCCCCGAACCCGCGCACGATCCGCGGCGGCTGCGGGACCAGCAGGTAGTCGTCGTCGGGCTCCAGGGAGCGAGCCGTCACGGAGTCCACGAGGATGGTGCCGGGGTCTGCGAGCGCGGTGAGCCGTGCGGCCAGGTTGACCGTGGGCCCATAGATGTCACCCATGCGGGAGAGCACCCGGCCCCACACCACCGAGACACGCGCCTGCGGGAGGACGTCATCGGCAGCGATGCTCTCGGCCAGGGCCAGGGCGATCTCCGCTCCGGCCTCAGGGGTCTCCGCGTTGAACAACACCTCGTCCCCGACGGTCTTGACCAGCCGGCCGCCGCCGATGGAGATGATCTCCGCACAGGTGGACTCGAAACGTTGCACTGTGTGGGCCAGCGTGCGCTCGTTCATGGTCCGCGAGAGAGAGGTGTAGGAGACCAGATCCGCGAAGCCGACCGCACGGGCCAGCGGCAGGGGCGAGTCATGCTCGGAGCCGTCCCGACCCAGCGCGGTGGCCGCCAGACCGGACTCCACGCGTACGGTGAGCCGCTGCAGCGCGGCGGAGAGCTGCCGGCGCCAGGTGTAGCCCATCAGCTGCTGGATCGGTCCGATCAGCTCGGGAAGGGTCTCCACCACCTGCGTGCGGGCCTTGGCATCGGAGAGTCGCTGGTTGGCGATCTTGTCCTCCACCAGCGCCTCGATCTGCCACACCACCATGCGATCGGTCATCTGCCCCACGGACCGGGTCAGGGAGATCGCCGTCTCCTCGTTGAGATGTCCTTCACGGACCAGGTCGATCATCGTGGACAGAGCTTCGACGTCGGCGTCGGTGAAGGCCTTGACGTCGTCATCCAGGTTGGGGAATCCCAGGGCGCGCCACAGCCTGCGGGCCGCATGGGTGGAGACCCCGAGCTCGGCGGCCATCTCCCGATAGGTCAGGGTCCGCTCGGCGCCGAGCAGACGATGCTCCAGATCCCGGATGTTGCGGTGCCAGCCCTGCTGCTCGACCGTGGGGATCGGGATGGCGGCCGTCTCGGGGGCACGCTCCCACTCGGGGTATTCGGCGTCACCGAGACCCTCCGGAGTCTCGTCATCGGCAGGGACCTGCTCAGCCTGCTCAGCTTGGCCGGTCTGCTGCGCCTCCTGCGGGGTCGCCGCCGTCGGGGCACCCGCGTCGAGGCGATCGCCCAGGTCCACGTTCTGCGGAGTGGGCGCGGTCGGGGGCGGACCAGCAGGCCTTGTGGCGGTGGGGCGGGGCAGGGTGATCTCACCGGTGTGGAGGCTGGGTGTCGTCGTCGGCCGTGGGGAGGGGAAGTCAGACCAGTCCGAGCGCGCCGCGGAGAGCTCATCGGCGGAGTAGGGGGCGGCATCTTCGCCGGTGCTCTCGCTGGGAGCCTCGACCCCCGCGCGGGTCCCTTCACCGTGCTGCTCAACCATGCCTCACACCGTCCGTCCTGCCGAATGGCCGAAGTTCTCCGGCCCGCGCGGAGCCTGCATGCCGGGCTGCTGGGAGTACTGCCGGGCCACGGCCTGCCGGTAGGCCGCCAGCTCCTCGGCCATGACCGTGTGGAGATGCTCGACGTCGGGCATGTCCTCCAGCACGGTGCGCTGCTGCTGTCCATAGGCCCCGTGGATGAGCACCAGGTCCCCGGCCAGCTGCATGGACTGCACCCTCGACTGCTTGAGCTGCACCTCGGACATCAGCCCGAGCGGCACCACGACCGGTTGGGGTGCGCCGAGCAGGTTCTTCTGCACCACGCGCAGGGTCGTCAGATAGGTGAGTCGCACCGCCCAGCGCAGCACCGGGCGGAGAGTCCCGAGCACCAGCCACAGTCCGCCGGCCACCCAGATCAGGAAGACCCCGATGTGGCTGTAATAGCGGATGAACTCAGGCTGGGATCCGCGGGAGACGTAGCCGAGCAGGAAGCTGATCACCGTCACGGCCAGGAGGAGGTTCAGCAACGCAGGGATCAGGGCGCGATGGTGGGCGCGGGTGCGCACGACGACCTGTTCGCCGTCCACGAGCTTCAGCTTCATCGTGAGCCCTCGTCCTCCGCTCTGATCAGGTCAGACACCGGCCAGCAGGGGTTGGGCCGGGCACCGGGCCAGTCTACCTGCGGGCTCAGCCATCGGCCCGTCGCAGGTGGACCACGTCTCCGGCGGAGAATCCGCGGCGTCGTTCCGCGGCAGGGCCGGGAGCCGGCAGCCAAGGCTCCTCGGCGCCGGAGCGGCGGTGGGTGACCTCCACCAGCAGCGAGCCGTCCTGCTCGAGCCCGACCGCGACGCCGCGCGCAGCGCTCCCGCCGGGCAGCTCCACCCGGACCTCCTGGCCGAGCGTGTCCATGGCCCGGCGGATGCGCTCACCCAGGTCGCTGTCCCGGATGCCGGATCCGGAGGCGGCCGTGCGCTCCAGCTCCGCGAGGTTCGCGGCGAGGCGTTCCAGCAGCCCGACGAGCACCTCGGTGCGCAGCCCGGTGATCAGGTCGGTCTTCTGCTGTGCTCCCGGCACGCGCTCAGCAGAGCCGTCCTCCCCGAGGCGGCGCAGTTCAAGGAGGACGGAGGTCGAAGTCGAGGTGGGCAGGTCCCGAGCCTGCAGCAGCACGTTGACCCCCACACCGAGCACCACGGTGATCCCTCCTCGGGAACCGGCAGGAACCGGAGCCAGCACCGAGAGGATCCCGGAGATCTTGCGCCCCGCGACGTGGACGTCGTTGGGCCACTTCAGTCGAGCCGGGATCCCGTGCCCGCCGCGCAGCGCCTCCACCAGGCTGAGCCCAGCGACCAGGGAGATCCAGGGCAGCTGGCGGGTGGGGTCGACGCCGTCCCGTCCAGGACGCAGCACCACGGAGGTGGACAATGAGGTGCGCGGCGGGGAGCTCCAGCCCCGACCGAGCCGACCGGTGGCACCGGTCTGCTCCTCTGCGGTGAGCACAGAGAGGTGGGGCCATGTCTCGGTGAATCCGGGCTCCCCGGCGGCCCGGGTGAGCTGGAGGTTGGTGGAGTCCACGGTGTCGAGCACCCGCAGCTGGGAGTAGGGCCCGGCGCTGACCAGCTCCTCGCGCAGCCGCGCAGTGTCGAGGGGCCCAGCGTCGAGGGGCCCAGTGTCGAAGGGCCCGGTGTCGAGGGGGCGTGCACCGGCGGGTGCCGCCGCCGTCGGGCTGCCTCCAGCGCCCTGATCATGGTCCTGCCCGCTGCCGTCTCCCACTCCGCTCCTCCCGATGATCCTGCGCCACCCTGATGCCCGGAAGATCGCCCCTCAGAGGAAGATGTCCGGGATCAGCTCGCGCCCGTGCTCCACAGCGTAGTCGGAGAGGTCCTCCACCCCCGCGGCGGCGAGCACCTGCTCATCGGTGAGGAACTCCCCGCTGCGCCGTCCGGCCGCACCCGAGAGCAGGGCCAGTGCCGCGTGGGCGACGACGGCGGGGGTCCGCGCCGCGCGGACCATCTCCTCGCCGCCGGGCATGGCACGGATGGCGGCGGTGTCGATGAGCGTGGCGGGCCACAGCGAGTTCACATCCACCCCTGTCCCGGAGAGTTCCTGGGAGAGCCCCAGAGTGGTCATCGACATCCCGTACTTGGCCATCGTGTAACCCAGATGACGGCCGAACCACTGCGGATCCAGGCG
It contains:
- a CDS encoding FecCD family ABC transporter permease — protein: MSITPGPRNMLLRIGGARVVAARRALTTTAILCAASGLLLIGSLAWGDYPLSVTELLHAFAGQEDGLTRTIVMEWRLPRALAALAFGAALAVSGAIFQTLTRNPLASPDIIGLSHGSFTGMLVVLVVLGGSWTGQLAGALLGGLAAAAIIHLLAWRGGLQGFRLIVVGIGVSSMLASTNTWLLLTADLDTAMAASAWGAGTLSRLPLHALPAALALTLMLLGLGLLGVPALRQLSLGDDVARSTGLRVERARLLLIGVAVALIAVVTTMCGPISFVALAAPQIARRLAGTAEIPLTTTAACGALLLLSSDAVAQHVLPMTIPAGVVTVALGGAYLIWLLIHEIRRTP
- a CDS encoding ABC transporter ATP-binding protein; protein product: MTTPRRRNVPTGPASPAGADPLVADTVTLQPGDTPVSSGLRLEIARGSFTVIIGPNACGKSTLLRALAGLLTPEEGRILLDGSDLRRWSARQAASRLGLLPQTATSPDGIGVSELVARGRFAHQRLLRQWSADDQHAVDEALRLTGTEHLAARRVDELSGGQRQRVWIAMVLAQQSPTILLDEPTTYLDISHQLEVLNVLHALHLQGRTIVVVLHDLNQAARYADRLVVMRQGKIVAEGDPQRVLTTELVREVFELPNRVVPDPVTGTPLVVPEDTRAGAPAP
- a CDS encoding adenylate/guanylate cyclase domain-containing protein, encoding MDLGDRLDAGAPTAATPQEAQQTGQAEQAEQVPADDETPEGLGDAEYPEWERAPETAAIPIPTVEQQGWHRNIRDLEHRLLGAERTLTYREMAAELGVSTHAARRLWRALGFPNLDDDVKAFTDADVEALSTMIDLVREGHLNEETAISLTRSVGQMTDRMVVWQIEALVEDKIANQRLSDAKARTQVVETLPELIGPIQQLMGYTWRRQLSAALQRLTVRVESGLAATALGRDGSEHDSPLPLARAVGFADLVSYTSLSRTMNERTLAHTVQRFESTCAEIISIGGGRLVKTVGDEVLFNAETPEAGAEIALALAESIAADDVLPQARVSVVWGRVLSRMGDIYGPTVNLAARLTALADPGTILVDSVTARSLEPDDDYLLVPQPPRIVRGFGEVQPHMLLRAGGTGIVLENS
- a CDS encoding biotin--[acetyl-CoA-carboxylase] ligase — its product is MGDGSGQDHDQGAGGSPTAAAPAGARPLDTGPFDTGPLDAGPLDTARLREELVSAGPYSQLRVLDTVDSTNLQLTRAAGEPGFTETWPHLSVLTAEEQTGATGRLGRGWSSPPRTSLSTSVVLRPGRDGVDPTRQLPWISLVAGLSLVEALRGGHGIPARLKWPNDVHVAGRKISGILSVLAPVPAGSRGGITVVLGVGVNVLLQARDLPTSTSTSVLLELRRLGEDGSAERVPGAQQKTDLITGLRTEVLVGLLERLAANLAELERTAASGSGIRDSDLGERIRRAMDTLGQEVRVELPGGSAARGVAVGLEQDGSLLVEVTHRRSGAEEPWLPAPGPAAERRRGFSAGDVVHLRRADG